One genomic segment of uncultured Desulfobacter sp. includes these proteins:
- a CDS encoding ABC transporter ATP-binding protein — protein sequence MNKPILEVKKLTMTFGGLRAINSLDLSINQGEIAALIGPNGAGKTTFFNCITGIYTPTEGDVFIRPNGDDATKERINGLKPNLVTRKGLARTFQNIRLFASMTVLENVMIGCYPVTKAGILGAIFRGPATRAEEQFVVDKSYGILKKIGLETYVDELALNLPYGAQRRLEIARAMATDPFLLLLDEPAAGMNPKETQALNELILKLRDEEQISILLIEHDMKLVMSLSENIFVVDYGKKIGEGTPDQILNNPVVIKAYLGEEIDA from the coding sequence ATGAACAAACCCATTTTGGAAGTAAAAAAACTGACCATGACTTTCGGGGGGTTGCGGGCCATCAACAGCCTGGACCTGAGCATCAACCAGGGGGAGATTGCCGCGCTGATCGGTCCCAATGGTGCAGGGAAAACCACTTTTTTTAATTGTATTACAGGCATTTACACCCCCACCGAGGGAGATGTTTTTATCCGGCCCAACGGGGATGATGCCACCAAAGAACGAATCAACGGGCTCAAACCCAACCTGGTGACCCGCAAGGGCCTGGCCCGGACATTTCAGAACATCCGGCTGTTTGCGTCCATGACGGTTCTGGAAAATGTAATGATCGGATGCTACCCCGTCACAAAGGCCGGCATCCTTGGGGCCATTTTCAGAGGCCCTGCCACCCGGGCCGAAGAGCAATTTGTCGTGGATAAAAGTTACGGTATCTTGAAAAAAATCGGTCTTGAAACATATGTGGATGAACTGGCGCTGAACCTGCCTTACGGTGCCCAACGACGCCTGGAAATTGCCAGGGCCATGGCCACGGATCCATTTTTGCTTCTTCTGGATGAACCTGCGGCCGGCATGAACCCCAAAGAGACCCAGGCCCTGAACGAATTGATTCTGAAGTTAAGAGACGAAGAACAGATCTCCATCCTTTTAATTGAACACGATATGAAACTGGTCATGTCCCTGTCTGAAAACATCTTTGTGGTAGATTACGGTAAAAAAATTGGAGAAGGCACCCCTGACCAAATACTGAATAATCCGGTGGTGATCAAGGCTTACCTGGGAGAAGAGATAGATGCTTAA
- the livM gene encoding high-affinity branched-chain amino acid ABC transporter permease LivM — MNLLQELKQSTIVAVWFMFLTFPLMVIKVNTVTKTIEWRWWNMAFIGVAFFFLSALWRYMLKRKEKNTGKRSQGKKTSAVRRLLAEKRFFIPTMVLLTIATLAFPHTFSMYQTNIMISALIYVMLGLGLNIVIGLAGLLDLGYVAFFAVGAYTYALLNLHFGMTFWMVLPLGGLLGAIMGVILGYPVLRLRGDYLAIVTLGFGEIIRLVLENWNEFSKGPSGIANIPKPGLFGLDLTLQQHSVYLYYIIVALVIFTIFVINRLQDSRIGRAWIALKDDEIACQAMGIDKAGTKLRAFALGATWAGMAGVVFAAKTTFVNPASFTIWESVIILCTVVLGGMGSIAGVICGAFMLILLPEYLRAVSEYRMIVFGAVLVLMMVFKPGGLIENVRKTYHYKEHGHTTAE; from the coding sequence ATGAATCTGTTACAAGAACTCAAACAATCCACCATTGTAGCGGTCTGGTTTATGTTCCTGACCTTTCCCCTCATGGTGATCAAGGTCAATACCGTAACCAAAACCATTGAGTGGCGCTGGTGGAATATGGCCTTTATCGGCGTTGCCTTTTTTTTCCTGTCTGCCCTGTGGCGTTATATGCTTAAGCGCAAAGAAAAAAATACAGGGAAACGTTCACAGGGTAAAAAAACGTCTGCTGTCAGAAGACTTCTGGCCGAAAAACGGTTTTTTATTCCCACAATGGTTTTGTTAACAATTGCCACCCTGGCGTTTCCCCACACCTTTTCCATGTACCAGACTAACATCATGATTTCAGCATTGATTTATGTGATGCTGGGGTTAGGGCTTAACATTGTTATTGGGCTTGCAGGTCTTCTGGATCTGGGCTATGTAGCCTTTTTTGCCGTAGGCGCATATACCTATGCGCTTTTAAATCTGCATTTCGGCATGACTTTCTGGATGGTGCTTCCCCTGGGAGGCCTTCTGGGTGCCATTATGGGCGTTATTTTGGGCTATCCCGTGCTTCGATTGAGAGGTGACTATCTGGCCATTGTTACCCTGGGATTTGGAGAAATCATCCGTCTGGTACTTGAAAACTGGAATGAATTTTCCAAGGGTCCCAGCGGCATTGCCAATATCCCTAAACCCGGCTTGTTCGGATTAGATCTGACACTCCAACAACATTCGGTCTACCTGTATTATATTATTGTGGCCCTGGTTATTTTTACCATCTTCGTGATCAACCGTCTCCAGGATTCCCGGATCGGGCGGGCCTGGATCGCATTGAAAGATGATGAAATCGCCTGTCAGGCCATGGGCATTGATAAGGCCGGAACCAAACTGCGCGCCTTTGCTTTAGGTGCCACCTGGGCCGGCATGGCCGGCGTGGTTTTTGCCGCCAAAACCACATTTGTGAATCCGGCCAGTTTCACTATCTGGGAATCGGTCATTATTCTATGTACTGTTGTGCTGGGTGGCATGGGCTCCATTGCCGGTGTCATTTGCGGTGCCTTTATGCTGATTCTTCTGCCTGAATATCTTCGGGCTGTATCTGAATACCGGATGATTGTTTTCGGCGCTGTCCTGGTACTGATGATGGTCTTTAAACCCGGCGGACTGATAGAAAACGTCAGAAAAACGTACCACTACAAAGAACACGGACACACCACTGCGGAATAG
- a CDS encoding branched-chain amino acid ABC transporter permease LivH (LivHMGF is the membrane component of the LIV-I/LS branched-chain amino acid transporter), with protein sequence MDFEFFFKLFLGGLTRGSIYALIALGYTMVYGIIELINFAHGEIYMIGAFTALIISTVLTMLGFPALAVTLIAAAAAIFYACCYGYTMEKIAYKPLRAAPRLSALISAIGMSLFLQNYVLLAQTSDFLPFPSLIPDFEFWEPYAHIMSAPEFAIIVTTVFVMVGLTFLIKFTQIGKAMRATSQDKTMAMLLGINVNRVISFTFIIGSATAAIGGMLIASHIGQINFYMGFIAGIKAFVAAVLGGIGNIPGAVLGSLVLGWTESFFTGYISSDYEDVFAFLFLVLILIFRPSGILGRAETKKV encoded by the coding sequence ATGGATTTTGAATTTTTTTTTAAACTGTTCCTGGGCGGATTGACCCGGGGCAGTATCTATGCCTTGATTGCCTTAGGTTACACCATGGTGTACGGCATTATTGAACTGATTAACTTTGCACATGGTGAAATATATATGATTGGGGCCTTTACCGCGCTTATCATCTCCACGGTTTTGACCATGTTAGGCTTTCCTGCTTTGGCTGTGACGCTGATTGCAGCGGCGGCGGCCATTTTTTATGCCTGCTGTTACGGGTATACCATGGAAAAAATCGCTTATAAACCCCTGCGAGCCGCCCCCCGTCTGTCCGCTCTGATAAGCGCCATCGGCATGTCTTTGTTTCTTCAAAATTATGTATTGCTTGCCCAGACATCAGATTTTTTGCCGTTTCCCAGCCTGATCCCTGATTTTGAATTCTGGGAACCCTATGCACACATCATGTCCGCACCGGAATTCGCCATTATTGTCACCACGGTCTTTGTCATGGTCGGGTTGACCTTTCTGATCAAGTTTACCCAGATCGGCAAAGCCATGCGCGCCACATCCCAGGACAAAACCATGGCCATGCTCCTTGGGATCAATGTCAACCGGGTCATATCCTTTACCTTTATCATCGGATCCGCCACTGCTGCCATCGGCGGCATGCTCATTGCCTCACACATCGGTCAGATTAATTTTTACATGGGATTCATTGCCGGCATTAAAGCCTTTGTAGCAGCCGTTTTAGGAGGCATCGGCAACATTCCCGGTGCTGTTTTAGGTTCCCTGGTCCTGGGATGGACTGAAAGTTTTTTCACAGGTTATATTTCAAGTGATTATGAAGATGTATTTGCCTTTTTATTCCTGGTTTTGATCTTAATTTTCAGACCGTCCGGAATTCTGGGCCGTGCGGAAACCAAAAAAGTTTAA
- a CDS encoding branched-chain amino acid ABC transporter substrate-binding protein, which yields MKKLLFAMGCLLAVCLIFSCGKKEEAEQTIKLGVAGAHSGDLASYGLPSVNAAKLVVKKINANGGVLGQQVELLVEDDVCKPEVAGNTATKLVSDGVDVVMGHICSGATKAALGIYRESKLVAMSPSATNPDLTLSGDYPNFFRTIPHDAKQAQLQVEFATQTLKVKNIVILHDKGDYGKGQAILAKKYFEEAGVNILLFEGVTPGAVDYSAIVTKIEKQQPDLIVWGGYHPEASKIVTLMRKQRMDTLFMGADGVKDDTFIKVAGEYAEGVYATGPKDISGNPMAKLAKEEHQKEFGSDPGAFFDAAYAATQALLNAIEKAGSTDYDKVVQALRTEYVETPLGKIRFDENGDATGIGFSVYKVTNGQFVEEN from the coding sequence ATGAAAAAACTTTTATTTGCAATGGGTTGCCTATTGGCTGTTTGCCTTATTTTTTCCTGTGGTAAAAAAGAAGAAGCAGAGCAAACAATTAAACTTGGGGTTGCCGGAGCACATTCAGGTGACCTTGCATCCTATGGACTCCCGTCGGTGAATGCTGCCAAGCTAGTCGTCAAAAAGATCAATGCCAACGGTGGTGTTTTAGGCCAACAGGTGGAACTACTGGTTGAAGACGATGTCTGTAAACCGGAAGTTGCGGGAAACACAGCAACTAAACTGGTCTCAGACGGCGTCGACGTTGTCATGGGTCATATCTGCTCCGGGGCAACCAAGGCGGCCCTGGGCATTTACAGAGAATCAAAACTTGTTGCCATGTCTCCGTCTGCCACCAATCCGGACCTGACTTTATCCGGTGATTATCCCAACTTTTTCAGAACTATACCCCACGACGCCAAACAGGCCCAGCTCCAGGTTGAGTTTGCAACCCAAACCCTTAAGGTTAAAAATATCGTTATCCTGCATGACAAAGGGGATTACGGCAAGGGCCAGGCAATACTTGCAAAAAAATACTTTGAGGAAGCCGGTGTTAATATTTTGCTGTTTGAAGGAGTTACCCCGGGTGCTGTGGACTATTCCGCCATTGTTACCAAAATAGAAAAACAGCAGCCTGACCTGATCGTCTGGGGCGGTTACCATCCTGAAGCCTCCAAAATCGTGACGCTGATGAGAAAACAGAGAATGGATACCCTGTTCATGGGGGCTGACGGTGTAAAGGATGATACGTTTATTAAGGTTGCCGGGGAATATGCTGAAGGCGTCTATGCCACAGGCCCCAAGGATATTTCCGGAAACCCCATGGCCAAACTGGCAAAGGAAGAACATCAGAAAGAATTCGGTTCTGATCCAGGTGCTTTTTTTGACGCGGCATATGCAGCGACCCAGGCCCTGCTCAACGCTATTGAGAAAGCCGGTTCCACCGATTATGACAAAGTGGTTCAGGCGCTGAGAACCGAATATGTTGAAACCCCCTTAGGAAAAATTCGGTTTGACGAAAATGGTGACGCCACAGGTATCGGATTTTCCGTATACAAAGTGACCAATGGTCAGTTTGTTGAAGAGAACTAA
- a CDS encoding VOC family protein, whose translation MGFTIDHFNINVLNLEKSMAFYEKALGLRELRRKTATDGSYIIVYLTDNQSANKLELTWLKDRKAPYDLGDEEFHIAFKTDDFDAAHALHEKMGCICYENNEMGIYFINDPDGYWLEVVPVTR comes from the coding sequence ATGGGATTTACAATTGATCATTTTAATATCAACGTACTGAATCTGGAAAAAAGTATGGCTTTTTATGAAAAAGCACTCGGCCTTAGAGAACTGAGAAGAAAAACAGCCACAGACGGTTCTTATATTATTGTATATTTAACGGATAATCAGTCTGCCAATAAACTGGAACTCACCTGGCTCAAAGACAGGAAAGCGCCTTACGATCTCGGCGACGAAGAGTTTCACATCGCATTCAAAACAGATGATTTCGATGCAGCCCATGCCCTGCATGAGAAGATGGGGTGTATCTGCTATGAAAATAATGAGATGGGTATCTATTTCATCAATGATCCGGACGGGTATTGGCTTGAGGTTGTGCCTGTAACTCGATGA
- a CDS encoding ATP-binding protein — translation MQRRLGYVIIGIICFFYWLLDSIWAYMSFEYNLKNLIFREPGSYVDTFLLKVSPYQIVSRLMVVFLFVILGFIIIEFIKKRQEDQNKHREAHDTLLTVLNSIDAAIYVTDIKTYEILFMNKYLVDKSGGNFLGETCYSVFRNENNVCKYCPTKEQELVDNDGNLKDVVVRERQDPVTKAWYLNYDKAIKWIDGRIVHLQISTDVTRLKKLQEKEKKADEYLRQAQKMESIGNLAGGIAHDFNNLLFPILGLSELLLEDLPEDSLEYENVQVILDAGKRGRDLVQQILSFSRQSKKENIPVRLQQILKEALKLSRSTIPSSIQINQDIQEDCGWVMADPIQLHQIVINLITNAYHAVDQSGGKINVQLKELSVTKDSPSAKLNSDGKYVMLRISDNGCGIEATIKNKIFDPYFTTKDKGKGTGLGLAVVYGIVQDYGGDILVDSKVGEGTVFSIYLPIHEQLPETEAEDKTVSFQTGSEHILLVDDEKPVAHLEKKMLNRFGYRVTMHTSSLEALECFRENPGAFDLLLTDVTMPGITGDRLAQEVLAIRPDIPILLCTGFSEKIDRQKAEHLGIKGFLMKPVVKSDMARMVRQILDNK, via the coding sequence TTGCAGCGTCGACTAGGATATGTGATCATCGGAATTATCTGCTTTTTTTATTGGCTGCTCGATAGTATCTGGGCATATATGTCCTTTGAATACAATTTAAAAAACTTGATTTTCAGAGAACCGGGTTCCTATGTGGACACCTTTTTGTTGAAAGTCTCTCCCTATCAGATTGTCTCCCGGCTCATGGTTGTATTTTTATTCGTCATTCTCGGTTTTATTATCATCGAGTTTATAAAAAAACGGCAGGAGGATCAAAACAAACACCGAGAGGCCCACGACACCTTATTGACAGTTCTCAACAGTATTGATGCGGCGATTTACGTCACAGATATAAAGACCTATGAAATTTTGTTCATGAACAAATATCTGGTGGACAAATCCGGAGGAAATTTTTTAGGAGAAACTTGTTACAGTGTGTTTAGAAACGAAAATAACGTGTGTAAGTACTGTCCGACTAAGGAACAGGAACTGGTGGACAACGACGGTAATTTAAAGGATGTGGTCGTCCGGGAGCGTCAGGACCCTGTAACAAAGGCATGGTATCTAAATTATGACAAGGCAATTAAATGGATCGACGGTCGTATTGTTCATCTGCAGATTTCCACCGATGTGACCCGGCTTAAAAAGCTTCAGGAAAAAGAAAAAAAGGCGGACGAATATCTGCGTCAGGCCCAAAAAATGGAATCCATCGGCAATCTGGCCGGAGGTATCGCACACGACTTCAATAATCTTTTATTTCCGATCCTTGGTCTGTCAGAACTGCTTTTAGAGGATCTGCCTGAAGACAGCCTTGAGTACGAAAATGTCCAGGTGATTCTGGATGCTGGAAAAAGAGGCCGCGATCTTGTCCAGCAGATTCTGTCCTTCAGCCGCCAGTCCAAGAAGGAAAATATCCCTGTCCGCCTGCAGCAAATTTTGAAGGAAGCATTGAAATTAAGCCGATCCACAATTCCCTCTTCCATACAAATCAATCAGGATATTCAGGAAGATTGCGGGTGGGTGATGGCCGATCCCATACAACTTCACCAGATTGTGATCAATCTGATCACCAATGCATACCATGCCGTGGATCAGTCGGGAGGCAAAATCAATGTCCAGTTAAAGGAGCTATCCGTCACAAAGGACAGTCCGTCGGCGAAACTCAATTCAGATGGTAAATATGTGATGCTCAGGATTTCAGACAATGGGTGTGGTATTGAAGCAACAATTAAAAATAAAATTTTCGATCCTTATTTCACCACCAAAGACAAGGGCAAAGGCACAGGCCTTGGTCTTGCTGTTGTTTACGGAATTGTTCAGGATTACGGGGGAGATATCCTGGTTGACAGTAAAGTAGGGGAAGGGACGGTTTTTTCAATATACCTGCCAATACATGAGCAACTGCCGGAAACAGAAGCAGAGGACAAGACGGTTTCATTTCAAACCGGATCGGAGCATATTCTTCTTGTTGACGATGAGAAACCAGTAGCTCATTTAGAAAAAAAGATGCTCAATCGGTTTGGGTATAGAGTTACTATGCATACCAGCAGTCTGGAAGCGCTGGAATGCTTTCGTGAAAATCCGGGAGCATTTGACCTATTATTGACTGACGTGACAATGCCGGGGATCACTGGAGACAGGCTGGCACAGGAAGTCCTGGCAATAAGGCCTGATATCCCGATTCTTCTCTGCACCGGCTTCAGTGAGAAGATTGACAGGCAGAAGGCGGAGCATCTCGGCATCAAAGGATTTTTAATGAAACCGGTTGTCAAATCTGATATGGCCCGGATGGTGCGGCAGATTCTCGACAACAAGTAG